In Nymphaea colorata isolate Beijing-Zhang1983 chromosome 13, ASM883128v2, whole genome shotgun sequence, one DNA window encodes the following:
- the LOC116267266 gene encoding SKP1-interacting partner 15-like — protein MELTSRTTIHQLPVESFQQILSHLSLREIFACRAVCRLFKDALTCPFFLQQVALRTTLNWFVVHPSDRQKTCGPSPDSLLQVYDADSNSWVVFPLDFLPFTSAIPVAASAGLLYLWCESESGRSLVICNPFTRTFRVLPQLGSAWFRHGAVLSSGCHVLVFDKLAALYLAEGRLWSNVSSGLLSKPRSAVLVGSTVYALCDVGSAIGSQWKLVFCKLDELGSGRSWDRLEQQKWGEILDILHRPRLIRGKGESLLMVGGLKSSFTMSSVCSTIIILQLDLPTLEWDEAGRMPADFFECFQSWGKFKVFGMGDRVFFSGKGAGKLAMWDSSERGKGKWTWVSGVTERKDGLYRGFSFDARIHAVP, from the coding sequence ATGGAGTTGACGAGCCGGACCACCATCCATCAATTGCCCGTCGAGTCGTTTCAGCAGATCCTCTCGCACCTCTCCCTGCGTGAGATCTTCGCCTGCCGTGCTGTCTGCAGGTTGTTCAAGGATGCACTGACGTGCCCCTTCTTCCTCCAGCAGGTCGCCCTCCGCACCACCCTCAACTGGTTCGTCGTCCATCCCTCCGACCGCCAAAAAACGTGCGGCCCCTCCCCGGACTCCCTCCTTCAAGTCTACGATGCCGACTCCAACAGCTGGGTCGTCTTtcctcttgattttcttcctttcacgTCTGCCATCCCCGTCGCCGCCTCAGCTGGCCTTCTCTACCTCTGGTGCGAGTCGGAATCCGGCCGCTCGCTAGTCATCTGTAACCCTTTCACGCGAACATTCAGGGTCCTGCCACAATTAGGGTCGGCGTGGTTCCGGCATGGCGCTGTTCTCTCGAGCGGGTGCCATGTGTTGGTTTTCGATAAGCTAGCCGCCCTCTACCTTGCCGAGGGGCGCCTCTGGTCGAATGTCTCCTCCGGCCTGTTGTCGAAGCCACGAAGTGCTGTGCTTGTTGGGTCGACCGTCTACGCCCTTTGCGATGTTGGCTCCGCGATTGGGTCTCAGTGGAAGCTCGTCTTCTGCAAACTGGATGAGTTGGGAAGTGGAAGGAGCTGGGATAGACTCGAGCAGCAGAAATGGGGGGAGATCTTAGACATCTTGCACCGGCCACGGCTGATCCGAGGTAAAGGGGAGAGCCTGCTAATGGTGGGGGGGCTCAAGTCGTCGTTCACGATGAGCTCAGTGTGCTCGACGATCATCATCCTCCAGCTTGACCTTCCGACCCTTGAGTGGGATGAGGCCGGCAGGATGCCTGCCGACTTCTTCGAGTGCTTCCAGAGTTGGGGCAAGTTTAAGGTGTTCGGGATGGGGGACAGGGTCTTCTTCTCAGGGAAGGGGGCAGGGAAGTTGGCCATGTGGGATTCTTCGGAGAGGGGGAAAGGCAAGTGGACGTGGGTCTCCGGCGTAACCGAGAGAAAGGATGGTCTCTACCGGGGATTCTCATTCGATGCCAGGATTCATGCAGTGCCATGA
- the LOC116266869 gene encoding probable magnesium transporter NIPA4: MRDISDTILFYKSMSSDNVKGLVLALSSSFFIGASFIVKKKGLKKAAASGIRAGSGGYSYLYEPLWWAGMITMIVGEIANFAAYAFAPAILVTPLGALSIIISAVLAHIILRERLHTFGILGCVLCVVGSTTIVLHAPPEREIGSVREVWDLATEPAFLFYAFLVMVAVVILIFHFIPQYGQTHIMVYIGVCSLVGSLSVMSVKALGIALKLTFSGTNQLLYPQTWAFTIIVAICVVTQMNYLNKALDTFNTAVVSPIYYVMFTSLTILASIIMFKDWDRQNPSQIVTEMCGFVTILSGTFLLHKTKDMVDGPSLSMRLPRHDEEDGFPSEDIPLRRQESFRSP; this comes from the exons atgagggaCATTTCGGACACCATCCTCTTCTACAAGTCTATGTCCTCAGACAATGTGAAGGGTTTGGTTCTGGCATTATCCTCGAGCTTCTTTATTGGTGCCAGCTTCATTGTCAAGAAAAAGGGGTTGAAGAAGGCGGCCGCATCCGGCATCCGAGCAG GATCTGGTGGTTATTCTTACCTGTATGAACCACTTTGGTGGGCGGGCATGATAACAA TGATTGTGGGAGAAATAGCTAATTTTGCAGCATATGCATTTGCACCAGCAATTCTTGTGACTCCACTAGGTGCACTCAGTATAATCATCAG TGCTGTGCTTGCACATATTATTTTACGGGAAAGGCTGCACACTTTTGGAATTCTTGGTTGTGTTCTTTGTGTTGTTGGGTCAACAACCATTGTCTTGCATGCTCCTCCTGAGCGTGAAATTGGATCCGTGAGGGAGGTGTGGGACCTTGCAACTGAGCCAG cTTTTCTATTTTATGCATTTCTGGTAATGGTTGCAGTTGTTATActtatatttcatttcattccaCAATATGGGCAGACACATATTATGGTGTACATCGGGGTTTGTTCACTTGTTGGTTCCCTGTCG GTTATGAGTGTTAAAGCCCTTGGAATTGCTCTGAAATTGACATTCTCTGGAACCAATCAGCTTTTATATCCTCAGACATGGGCATTCACTATAATTGTAGCTATTTGTGTTGTCACTCAGATGAATTATTTAAACAAA GCGCTGGATACTTTCAATACTGCAGTTGTATCACCGATCTATTATGTCATGTTTACTTCTTTGACGATTTTGGCTAGTATCATAATGTTTAAG GACTGGGATCGACAAAATCCATCACAAATAGTCACGGAGATGTGCGGATTTGTTACAATTCTTTCGGGTACTTTTTTATTGCATAAAACCAAGGACATGGTTGATG gTCCTTCTTTGTCAATGCGCCTCCCTAGACATGACGAGGAGGATGGGTTTCCTTCTGAAGACATTCCTCTTCGACGTCAAGAGTCTTTTCGATCACCTTGA